The stretch of DNA TTACCGTGGTTAATAATGATAGTAATTCCCAGACCATTATCTTTGTAAATCTTTTCTACCATACCATCAGCAGCTGCTTTTACCTGTGTACCTCTATCGCTTCTAATATCTATTCCACTGTGAGTACGCCATTCTTCTAAGGTTTTTGAATAAACTAGCTTTTCCATTGCATAATCCAGGATGATTTCTCCACTTACAGGAGGCATCAGCCTGGTAATGGTCTTTGGCTTTTCTGTTGTTTTATCTGTCTGGGATTCTGACGGTTTAGCATCTTCTTTCTTTGTTACCGGCTGTTGAACGATGATAGGTGTTTTCGCCGATGATATTTCTTTATTTGTTCCTTCTGATTTTTTCACGCCATTTTCGTCAACAGCCTGCCTGGCTGTATCTTTTGGGTCGACATTGGCCGCTACAGGTACATCCGCTTGTTTAGATGCCTC from Petroclostridium xylanilyticum encodes:
- a CDS encoding M23 family metallopeptidase, with translation MKKSFFSKLDPNSRGKFIQFLDKKGFYIVLFMCVLIIGVTAVLVTRTNLDFYARDGIVDDEPAVEESPGEEASKQADVPVAANVDPKDTARQAVDENGVKKSEGTNKEISSAKTPIIVQQPVTKKEDAKPSESQTDKTTEKPKTITRLMPPVSGEIILDYAMEKLVYSKTLEEWRTHSGIDIRSDRGTQVKAAADGMVEKIYKDNGLGITIIINHGNGLKTKYCNLSSDNMVKENQKVKQGEVISGVGDTAIFEIGDQPHLHFEVIKDGKNVDPKTYLPN